Proteins encoded by one window of Canis lupus dingo isolate Sandy chromosome 10, ASM325472v2, whole genome shotgun sequence:
- the NCAPH2 gene encoding condensin-2 complex subunit H2 isoform X2, which yields MEDVEARFAHLLQPIRDLTKNWEVDVAAQLGEYLEELDQICISFDEGKTTMNFMEAALLIQGSACVYSKKVEYLYSLVYQALDFISGKKRAKQLSSVREHGADGDTSSMAPQEGEDQFLSLDDLPDARTNVDLRSDLAPREILIIPLLPMALVAPDEVEKNVSPLYSCQGEVLASRKDFRMNTCTAHPRGAFMLELVGIPPTETLLPRNQEEAKRAEEQPMEVSACCPIPVLSISPEPGTSPEDPLPAGGGEDEDEEGAAELPEAMAPEVPQEPRSPQQSAAQPSGWVLRERREPASLKETPDPWQSLDPFDSLDSKPFKKGRPYSVPPRVEEVPGQKRKRKGATKLQDFHQWYLAAYADHADSRRPRRKGPSFADMEVLYWKHVREQLETLRRLQRRELGERWLPRPDEGLWPEDDDNLEDSLEDLRTADDFLEPEEYAEPPEAQPGAAADLEAEAMSASLSYEELVRRNVELFIATSQKFVQETELSQRIREWEDTIQPLLQEQEQHVPFDIHTYGDQVVSRFSQLNQWCPFAELVAGQPAFEVCRSMLASLQLANDYTVEITQQPGLEAAVDTMSLRLLTHQRAHKRFQTYTAPSMAQP from the exons AGATCTGCATTTCCTTTGATGAAGGGAAAACAACAATGAACTTCATGGAGGCAGCACTGTTGATCCAGGGTTCTGCTTGTGTCTACAGTAAGAAG GTGGAGTACCTCTACTCGCTGGTCTACCAGGCTCTGGATTTCATCTCCGGCAAGAA GCGGGCCAAGCAGCTCTCCTCGGTGCGGGAACACGGGGCCGATGGGGACACCAGCTCCATGGCTCCCCAGGAGGGAGAGGACCAG TTCCTGTCACTGGATGACCTCCCTGACGCCCGCACTAACGTGGATCTGAGGAGTGACCTGGCCCCCCGT GAGATCCTCATCATCCCTCTCCTGCCCATGGCCCTTGTGGCGCCTGATGAGGTGGAGAAGAATGTCAGCCCCCTGTACAG CTGTCAGGGGGAAGTCCTGGCCAGCCGGAAGGATTTCCGGATGAATACCTGCACCGCTCACCCCAGAGGAGCCTTCATGTTGGAGCTGGTGGGCATACCCCCCACGGAGACGCTGCTGCCGAGGAACCAGGAGG AAGCTAAGAGGGCTGAGGAGCAGCCAATGGAAGTCTCTGCGTGCTGCCCAATCCCCGTGCTCAGCATCTCCCCGGAGCCAG GTACCTCGCCAGAGGATCCGCTGCCTGCAGGTGgtggtgaggatgaggatgaagagGGGGCAGCAGAGCTCCCTGAGGCCATGGCCCCCGAGGTCCCCCAGGAGCCCCGGAGCCCACAGCAG AGTGCTGCCCAGCCCAGTGGGTGGGTGCTGCGGGAGCGACGGGAGCCAGCATCCCTGAAG gagaCTCCAGACCCCTGGCAGAGCCTGGATCCCTTTGACTCCCTGGACTCTAAGCCCTTCAAGAAAG GTAGGCCTTACTCCGTGCCCCCCCGTGTGGAGGAGGTTCCAGGACAGAAACGCAAGAGGAAGGGTGCCACCAAGCTGCAGGACTTTCACCAGTGGTACCTGGCTGCCT ACGCTGACCATGCCGACAGCAGGAGGCCCCGGCGGAAGGGCCCGTCTTTTGCAG ACATGGAGGTCCTGTACTGGAAGCATGTGAGGGAGCAGCTGGAGACTCTCCGGCGGCTGCAGAGGAGGGAG TTGGGTGAGCGGTGGCTGCCGAGGCCTGACGAGGGGCTATGGCCTGAGGACGACGACAACCTGGAGGATTCCCTGGAGGATCTGAGGACAGCAG ATGACTTTCTAGAGCCTGAGGAGTATGCAGAGCCTCCTGAGGCTCAGCCCGGGGCCGCTGCAGACCTGG AAGCAGAGGCCATGTCAGCATCCCTGAGCTACGAGGAGCTGGTCCGAAGGAATGTG GAGCTCTTCATTGCCACTTCTCAGAAGTTCGTCCAGGAGACCGAGCTGAGCCAGCGCATCAGGGAGTGGGAAGACACCATCCAGCCCCTGCTGCAGGAGCAG GAACAGCACGTGCCCTTTGACATCCATACCTATGGGGACCAGGTGGTCTCAAGGTTCAGCCAGCTCAACCAGTGGTGTCCCTTCGCGGAGCTAGTGGCTGGGCAGCCTGCCTTTGAGGTGTGCCGCTCCATGCTGGCCTCCCTGCAGCTG GCCAACGACTACACGGTGGAGATAACCCAGCAGCCGGGGCTGGAGGCGGCCGTGGACACCATGTCCCTGAGACTGCTCACGCATCAGCGGGCCCACAAGCGCTTCCAGACCTACACTGCCCCCTCCATGGCCCAGCCCTGA
- the NCAPH2 gene encoding condensin-2 complex subunit H2 isoform X7 has translation MEDVEARFAHLLQPIRDLTKNWEVDVAAQLGEYLEELDQICISFDEGKTTMNFMEAALLIQGSACVYSKKVEYLYSLVYQALDFISGKKRAKQLSSVREHGADGDTSSMAPQEGEDQFLSLDDLPDARTNVDLRSDLAPREILIIPLLPMALVAPDEVEKNVSPLYSCQGEVLASRKDFRMNTCTAHPRGAFMLELVGIPPTETLLPRNQEEAKRAEEQPMEVSACCPIPVLSISPEPGTSPEDPLPAGGGEDEDEEGAAELPEAMAPEVPQEPRSPQQSAAQPSGWVLRERREPASLKETPDPWQSLDPFDSLDSKPFKKGRPYSVPPRVEEVPGQKRKRKGATKLQDFHQWYLAAYADHADSRRPRRKGPSFADMEVLYWKHVREQLETLRRLQRRELGERWLPRPDEGLWPEDDDNLEDSLEDLRTAEPEEYAEPPEAQPGAAADLEAEAMSASLSYEELVRRNVELFIATSQKFVQETELSQRIREWEDTIQPLLQEQEQHVPFDIHTYGDQVVSRFSQLNQWCPFAELVAGQPAFEVCRSMLASLQLANDYTVEITQQPGLEAAVDTMSLRLLTHQRAHKRFQTYTAPSMAQP, from the exons AGATCTGCATTTCCTTTGATGAAGGGAAAACAACAATGAACTTCATGGAGGCAGCACTGTTGATCCAGGGTTCTGCTTGTGTCTACAGTAAGAAG GTGGAGTACCTCTACTCGCTGGTCTACCAGGCTCTGGATTTCATCTCCGGCAAGAA GCGGGCCAAGCAGCTCTCCTCGGTGCGGGAACACGGGGCCGATGGGGACACCAGCTCCATGGCTCCCCAGGAGGGAGAGGACCAG TTCCTGTCACTGGATGACCTCCCTGACGCCCGCACTAACGTGGATCTGAGGAGTGACCTGGCCCCCCGT GAGATCCTCATCATCCCTCTCCTGCCCATGGCCCTTGTGGCGCCTGATGAGGTGGAGAAGAATGTCAGCCCCCTGTACAG CTGTCAGGGGGAAGTCCTGGCCAGCCGGAAGGATTTCCGGATGAATACCTGCACCGCTCACCCCAGAGGAGCCTTCATGTTGGAGCTGGTGGGCATACCCCCCACGGAGACGCTGCTGCCGAGGAACCAGGAGG AAGCTAAGAGGGCTGAGGAGCAGCCAATGGAAGTCTCTGCGTGCTGCCCAATCCCCGTGCTCAGCATCTCCCCGGAGCCAG GTACCTCGCCAGAGGATCCGCTGCCTGCAGGTGgtggtgaggatgaggatgaagagGGGGCAGCAGAGCTCCCTGAGGCCATGGCCCCCGAGGTCCCCCAGGAGCCCCGGAGCCCACAGCAG AGTGCTGCCCAGCCCAGTGGGTGGGTGCTGCGGGAGCGACGGGAGCCAGCATCCCTGAAG gagaCTCCAGACCCCTGGCAGAGCCTGGATCCCTTTGACTCCCTGGACTCTAAGCCCTTCAAGAAAG GTAGGCCTTACTCCGTGCCCCCCCGTGTGGAGGAGGTTCCAGGACAGAAACGCAAGAGGAAGGGTGCCACCAAGCTGCAGGACTTTCACCAGTGGTACCTGGCTGCCT ACGCTGACCATGCCGACAGCAGGAGGCCCCGGCGGAAGGGCCCGTCTTTTGCAG ACATGGAGGTCCTGTACTGGAAGCATGTGAGGGAGCAGCTGGAGACTCTCCGGCGGCTGCAGAGGAGGGAG TTGGGTGAGCGGTGGCTGCCGAGGCCTGACGAGGGGCTATGGCCTGAGGACGACGACAACCTGGAGGATTCCCTGGAGGATCTGAGGACAGCAG AGCCTGAGGAGTATGCAGAGCCTCCTGAGGCTCAGCCCGGGGCCGCTGCAGACCTGG AAGCAGAGGCCATGTCAGCATCCCTGAGCTACGAGGAGCTGGTCCGAAGGAATGTG GAGCTCTTCATTGCCACTTCTCAGAAGTTCGTCCAGGAGACCGAGCTGAGCCAGCGCATCAGGGAGTGGGAAGACACCATCCAGCCCCTGCTGCAGGAGCAG GAACAGCACGTGCCCTTTGACATCCATACCTATGGGGACCAGGTGGTCTCAAGGTTCAGCCAGCTCAACCAGTGGTGTCCCTTCGCGGAGCTAGTGGCTGGGCAGCCTGCCTTTGAGGTGTGCCGCTCCATGCTGGCCTCCCTGCAGCTG GCCAACGACTACACGGTGGAGATAACCCAGCAGCCGGGGCTGGAGGCGGCCGTGGACACCATGTCCCTGAGACTGCTCACGCATCAGCGGGCCCACAAGCGCTTCCAGACCTACACTGCCCCCTCCATGGCCCAGCCCTGA
- the NCAPH2 gene encoding condensin-2 complex subunit H2 isoform X5: MEDVEARFAHLLQPIRDLTKNWEVDVAAQLGEYLEELDQICISFDEGKTTMNFMEAALLIQGSACVYSKKVEYLYSLVYQALDFISGKKRAKQLSSVREHGADGDTSSMAPQEGEDQFLSLDDLPDARTNVDLRSDLAPREILIIPLLPMALVAPDEVEKNVSPLYSCQGEVLASRKDFRMNTCTAHPRGAFMLELVGIPPTETLLPRNQEAKRAEEQPMEVSACCPIPVLSISPEPGTSPEDPLPAGGGEDEDEEGAAELPEAMAPEVPQEPRSPQQSAAQPSGWVLRERREPASLKETPDPWQSLDPFDSLDSKPFKKGRPYSVPPRVEEVPGQKRKRKGATKLQDFHQWYLAAYADHADSRRPRRKGPSFADMEVLYWKHVREQLETLRRLQRRELGERWLPRPDEGLWPEDDDNLEDSLEDLRTADDFLEPEEYAEPPEAQPGAAADLEAEAMSASLSYEELVRRNVELFIATSQKFVQETELSQRIREWEDTIQPLLQEQEQHVPFDIHTYGDQVVSRFSQLNQWCPFAELVAGQPAFEVCRSMLASLQLANDYTVEITQQPGLEAAVDTMSLRLLTHQRAHKRFQTYTAPSMAQP; the protein is encoded by the exons AGATCTGCATTTCCTTTGATGAAGGGAAAACAACAATGAACTTCATGGAGGCAGCACTGTTGATCCAGGGTTCTGCTTGTGTCTACAGTAAGAAG GTGGAGTACCTCTACTCGCTGGTCTACCAGGCTCTGGATTTCATCTCCGGCAAGAA GCGGGCCAAGCAGCTCTCCTCGGTGCGGGAACACGGGGCCGATGGGGACACCAGCTCCATGGCTCCCCAGGAGGGAGAGGACCAG TTCCTGTCACTGGATGACCTCCCTGACGCCCGCACTAACGTGGATCTGAGGAGTGACCTGGCCCCCCGT GAGATCCTCATCATCCCTCTCCTGCCCATGGCCCTTGTGGCGCCTGATGAGGTGGAGAAGAATGTCAGCCCCCTGTACAG CTGTCAGGGGGAAGTCCTGGCCAGCCGGAAGGATTTCCGGATGAATACCTGCACCGCTCACCCCAGAGGAGCCTTCATGTTGGAGCTGGTGGGCATACCCCCCACGGAGACGCTGCTGCCGAGGAACCAGGAGG CTAAGAGGGCTGAGGAGCAGCCAATGGAAGTCTCTGCGTGCTGCCCAATCCCCGTGCTCAGCATCTCCCCGGAGCCAG GTACCTCGCCAGAGGATCCGCTGCCTGCAGGTGgtggtgaggatgaggatgaagagGGGGCAGCAGAGCTCCCTGAGGCCATGGCCCCCGAGGTCCCCCAGGAGCCCCGGAGCCCACAGCAG AGTGCTGCCCAGCCCAGTGGGTGGGTGCTGCGGGAGCGACGGGAGCCAGCATCCCTGAAG gagaCTCCAGACCCCTGGCAGAGCCTGGATCCCTTTGACTCCCTGGACTCTAAGCCCTTCAAGAAAG GTAGGCCTTACTCCGTGCCCCCCCGTGTGGAGGAGGTTCCAGGACAGAAACGCAAGAGGAAGGGTGCCACCAAGCTGCAGGACTTTCACCAGTGGTACCTGGCTGCCT ACGCTGACCATGCCGACAGCAGGAGGCCCCGGCGGAAGGGCCCGTCTTTTGCAG ACATGGAGGTCCTGTACTGGAAGCATGTGAGGGAGCAGCTGGAGACTCTCCGGCGGCTGCAGAGGAGGGAG TTGGGTGAGCGGTGGCTGCCGAGGCCTGACGAGGGGCTATGGCCTGAGGACGACGACAACCTGGAGGATTCCCTGGAGGATCTGAGGACAGCAG ATGACTTTCTAGAGCCTGAGGAGTATGCAGAGCCTCCTGAGGCTCAGCCCGGGGCCGCTGCAGACCTGG AAGCAGAGGCCATGTCAGCATCCCTGAGCTACGAGGAGCTGGTCCGAAGGAATGTG GAGCTCTTCATTGCCACTTCTCAGAAGTTCGTCCAGGAGACCGAGCTGAGCCAGCGCATCAGGGAGTGGGAAGACACCATCCAGCCCCTGCTGCAGGAGCAG GAACAGCACGTGCCCTTTGACATCCATACCTATGGGGACCAGGTGGTCTCAAGGTTCAGCCAGCTCAACCAGTGGTGTCCCTTCGCGGAGCTAGTGGCTGGGCAGCCTGCCTTTGAGGTGTGCCGCTCCATGCTGGCCTCCCTGCAGCTG GCCAACGACTACACGGTGGAGATAACCCAGCAGCCGGGGCTGGAGGCGGCCGTGGACACCATGTCCCTGAGACTGCTCACGCATCAGCGGGCCCACAAGCGCTTCCAGACCTACACTGCCCCCTCCATGGCCCAGCCCTGA
- the NCAPH2 gene encoding condensin-2 complex subunit H2 isoform X1, which translates to MEDVEARFAHLLQPIRDLTKNWEVDVAAQLGEYLEELDQICISFDEGKTTMNFMEAALLIQGSACVYSKKVEYLYSLVYQALDFISGKKRAKQLSSVREHGADGDTSSMAPQEGEDQFLSLDDLPDARTNVDLRSDLAPREILIIPLLPMALVAPDEVEKNVSPLYSCQGEVLASRKDFRMNTCTAHPRGAFMLELVGIPPTETLLPRNQEEAKRAEEQPMEVSACCPIPVLSISPEPGTSPEDPLPAGGGEDEDEEGAAELPEAMAPEVPQEPRSPQQSAAQPSGWVLRERREPASLKETPDPWQSLDPFDSLDSKPFKKGRPYSVPPRVEEVPGQKRKRKGATKLQDFHQWYLAAYADHADSRRPRRKGPSFADMEVLYWKHVREQLETLRRLQRRELGERWLPRPDEGLWPEDDDNLEDSLEDLRTAADDFLEPEEYAEPPEAQPGAAADLEAEAMSASLSYEELVRRNVELFIATSQKFVQETELSQRIREWEDTIQPLLQEQEQHVPFDIHTYGDQVVSRFSQLNQWCPFAELVAGQPAFEVCRSMLASLQLANDYTVEITQQPGLEAAVDTMSLRLLTHQRAHKRFQTYTAPSMAQP; encoded by the exons AGATCTGCATTTCCTTTGATGAAGGGAAAACAACAATGAACTTCATGGAGGCAGCACTGTTGATCCAGGGTTCTGCTTGTGTCTACAGTAAGAAG GTGGAGTACCTCTACTCGCTGGTCTACCAGGCTCTGGATTTCATCTCCGGCAAGAA GCGGGCCAAGCAGCTCTCCTCGGTGCGGGAACACGGGGCCGATGGGGACACCAGCTCCATGGCTCCCCAGGAGGGAGAGGACCAG TTCCTGTCACTGGATGACCTCCCTGACGCCCGCACTAACGTGGATCTGAGGAGTGACCTGGCCCCCCGT GAGATCCTCATCATCCCTCTCCTGCCCATGGCCCTTGTGGCGCCTGATGAGGTGGAGAAGAATGTCAGCCCCCTGTACAG CTGTCAGGGGGAAGTCCTGGCCAGCCGGAAGGATTTCCGGATGAATACCTGCACCGCTCACCCCAGAGGAGCCTTCATGTTGGAGCTGGTGGGCATACCCCCCACGGAGACGCTGCTGCCGAGGAACCAGGAGG AAGCTAAGAGGGCTGAGGAGCAGCCAATGGAAGTCTCTGCGTGCTGCCCAATCCCCGTGCTCAGCATCTCCCCGGAGCCAG GTACCTCGCCAGAGGATCCGCTGCCTGCAGGTGgtggtgaggatgaggatgaagagGGGGCAGCAGAGCTCCCTGAGGCCATGGCCCCCGAGGTCCCCCAGGAGCCCCGGAGCCCACAGCAG AGTGCTGCCCAGCCCAGTGGGTGGGTGCTGCGGGAGCGACGGGAGCCAGCATCCCTGAAG gagaCTCCAGACCCCTGGCAGAGCCTGGATCCCTTTGACTCCCTGGACTCTAAGCCCTTCAAGAAAG GTAGGCCTTACTCCGTGCCCCCCCGTGTGGAGGAGGTTCCAGGACAGAAACGCAAGAGGAAGGGTGCCACCAAGCTGCAGGACTTTCACCAGTGGTACCTGGCTGCCT ACGCTGACCATGCCGACAGCAGGAGGCCCCGGCGGAAGGGCCCGTCTTTTGCAG ACATGGAGGTCCTGTACTGGAAGCATGTGAGGGAGCAGCTGGAGACTCTCCGGCGGCTGCAGAGGAGGGAG TTGGGTGAGCGGTGGCTGCCGAGGCCTGACGAGGGGCTATGGCCTGAGGACGACGACAACCTGGAGGATTCCCTGGAGGATCTGAGGACAGCAG CAGATGACTTTCTAGAGCCTGAGGAGTATGCAGAGCCTCCTGAGGCTCAGCCCGGGGCCGCTGCAGACCTGG AAGCAGAGGCCATGTCAGCATCCCTGAGCTACGAGGAGCTGGTCCGAAGGAATGTG GAGCTCTTCATTGCCACTTCTCAGAAGTTCGTCCAGGAGACCGAGCTGAGCCAGCGCATCAGGGAGTGGGAAGACACCATCCAGCCCCTGCTGCAGGAGCAG GAACAGCACGTGCCCTTTGACATCCATACCTATGGGGACCAGGTGGTCTCAAGGTTCAGCCAGCTCAACCAGTGGTGTCCCTTCGCGGAGCTAGTGGCTGGGCAGCCTGCCTTTGAGGTGTGCCGCTCCATGCTGGCCTCCCTGCAGCTG GCCAACGACTACACGGTGGAGATAACCCAGCAGCCGGGGCTGGAGGCGGCCGTGGACACCATGTCCCTGAGACTGCTCACGCATCAGCGGGCCCACAAGCGCTTCCAGACCTACACTGCCCCCTCCATGGCCCAGCCCTGA
- the NCAPH2 gene encoding condensin-2 complex subunit H2 isoform X8 produces the protein MEDVEARFAHLLQPIRDLTKNWEVDVAAQLGEYLEELDQICISFDEGKTTMNFMEAALLIQGSACVYSKKVEYLYSLVYQALDFISGKKRAKQLSSVREHGADGDTSSMAPQEGEDQFLSLDDLPDARTNVDLRSDLAPREILIIPLLPMALVAPDEVEKNVSPLYSCQGEVLASRKDFRMNTCTAHPRGAFMLELVGIPPTETLLPRNQEEAKRAEEQPMEVSACCPIPVLSISPEPGTSPEDPLPAGGGEDEDEEGAAELPEAMAPEVPQEPRSPQQSAAQPSGWVLRERREPASLKETPDPWQSLDPFDSLDSKPFKKGRPYSVPPRVEEVPGQKRKRKGATKLQDFHQWYLAAYADHADSRRPRRKGPSFADMEVLYWKHVREQLETLRRLQRRELGERWLPRPDEGLWPEDDDNLEDSLEDLRTAEPEEYAEPPEAQPGAAADLAEAMSASLSYEELVRRNVELFIATSQKFVQETELSQRIREWEDTIQPLLQEQEQHVPFDIHTYGDQVVSRFSQLNQWCPFAELVAGQPAFEVCRSMLASLQLANDYTVEITQQPGLEAAVDTMSLRLLTHQRAHKRFQTYTAPSMAQP, from the exons AGATCTGCATTTCCTTTGATGAAGGGAAAACAACAATGAACTTCATGGAGGCAGCACTGTTGATCCAGGGTTCTGCTTGTGTCTACAGTAAGAAG GTGGAGTACCTCTACTCGCTGGTCTACCAGGCTCTGGATTTCATCTCCGGCAAGAA GCGGGCCAAGCAGCTCTCCTCGGTGCGGGAACACGGGGCCGATGGGGACACCAGCTCCATGGCTCCCCAGGAGGGAGAGGACCAG TTCCTGTCACTGGATGACCTCCCTGACGCCCGCACTAACGTGGATCTGAGGAGTGACCTGGCCCCCCGT GAGATCCTCATCATCCCTCTCCTGCCCATGGCCCTTGTGGCGCCTGATGAGGTGGAGAAGAATGTCAGCCCCCTGTACAG CTGTCAGGGGGAAGTCCTGGCCAGCCGGAAGGATTTCCGGATGAATACCTGCACCGCTCACCCCAGAGGAGCCTTCATGTTGGAGCTGGTGGGCATACCCCCCACGGAGACGCTGCTGCCGAGGAACCAGGAGG AAGCTAAGAGGGCTGAGGAGCAGCCAATGGAAGTCTCTGCGTGCTGCCCAATCCCCGTGCTCAGCATCTCCCCGGAGCCAG GTACCTCGCCAGAGGATCCGCTGCCTGCAGGTGgtggtgaggatgaggatgaagagGGGGCAGCAGAGCTCCCTGAGGCCATGGCCCCCGAGGTCCCCCAGGAGCCCCGGAGCCCACAGCAG AGTGCTGCCCAGCCCAGTGGGTGGGTGCTGCGGGAGCGACGGGAGCCAGCATCCCTGAAG gagaCTCCAGACCCCTGGCAGAGCCTGGATCCCTTTGACTCCCTGGACTCTAAGCCCTTCAAGAAAG GTAGGCCTTACTCCGTGCCCCCCCGTGTGGAGGAGGTTCCAGGACAGAAACGCAAGAGGAAGGGTGCCACCAAGCTGCAGGACTTTCACCAGTGGTACCTGGCTGCCT ACGCTGACCATGCCGACAGCAGGAGGCCCCGGCGGAAGGGCCCGTCTTTTGCAG ACATGGAGGTCCTGTACTGGAAGCATGTGAGGGAGCAGCTGGAGACTCTCCGGCGGCTGCAGAGGAGGGAG TTGGGTGAGCGGTGGCTGCCGAGGCCTGACGAGGGGCTATGGCCTGAGGACGACGACAACCTGGAGGATTCCCTGGAGGATCTGAGGACAGCAG AGCCTGAGGAGTATGCAGAGCCTCCTGAGGCTCAGCCCGGGGCCGCTGCAGACCTGG CAGAGGCCATGTCAGCATCCCTGAGCTACGAGGAGCTGGTCCGAAGGAATGTG GAGCTCTTCATTGCCACTTCTCAGAAGTTCGTCCAGGAGACCGAGCTGAGCCAGCGCATCAGGGAGTGGGAAGACACCATCCAGCCCCTGCTGCAGGAGCAG GAACAGCACGTGCCCTTTGACATCCATACCTATGGGGACCAGGTGGTCTCAAGGTTCAGCCAGCTCAACCAGTGGTGTCCCTTCGCGGAGCTAGTGGCTGGGCAGCCTGCCTTTGAGGTGTGCCGCTCCATGCTGGCCTCCCTGCAGCTG GCCAACGACTACACGGTGGAGATAACCCAGCAGCCGGGGCTGGAGGCGGCCGTGGACACCATGTCCCTGAGACTGCTCACGCATCAGCGGGCCCACAAGCGCTTCCAGACCTACACTGCCCCCTCCATGGCCCAGCCCTGA
- the NCAPH2 gene encoding condensin-2 complex subunit H2 isoform X4, protein MEDVEARFAHLLQPIRDLTKNWEVDVAAQLGEYLEELDQICISFDEGKTTMNFMEAALLIQGSACVYSKKVEYLYSLVYQALDFISGKKRAKQLSSVREHGADGDTSSMAPQEGEDQFLSLDDLPDARTNVDLRSDLAPREILIIPLLPMALVAPDEVEKNVSPLYSCQGEVLASRKDFRMNTCTAHPRGAFMLELVGIPPTETLLPRNQEEAKRAEEQPMEVSACCPIPVLSISPEPGTSPEDPLPAGGGEDEDEEGAAELPEAMAPEVPQEPRSPQQSAAQPSGWVLRERREPASLKETPDPWQSLDPFDSLDSKPFKKGRPYSVPPRVEEVPGQKRKRKGATKLQDFHQWYLAAYADHADSRRPRRKGPSFADMEVLYWKHVREQLETLRRLQRRELGERWLPRPDEGLWPEDDDNLEDSLEDLRTAADDFLEPEEYAEPPEAQPGAAADLAEAMSASLSYEELVRRNVELFIATSQKFVQETELSQRIREWEDTIQPLLQEQEQHVPFDIHTYGDQVVSRFSQLNQWCPFAELVAGQPAFEVCRSMLASLQLANDYTVEITQQPGLEAAVDTMSLRLLTHQRAHKRFQTYTAPSMAQP, encoded by the exons AGATCTGCATTTCCTTTGATGAAGGGAAAACAACAATGAACTTCATGGAGGCAGCACTGTTGATCCAGGGTTCTGCTTGTGTCTACAGTAAGAAG GTGGAGTACCTCTACTCGCTGGTCTACCAGGCTCTGGATTTCATCTCCGGCAAGAA GCGGGCCAAGCAGCTCTCCTCGGTGCGGGAACACGGGGCCGATGGGGACACCAGCTCCATGGCTCCCCAGGAGGGAGAGGACCAG TTCCTGTCACTGGATGACCTCCCTGACGCCCGCACTAACGTGGATCTGAGGAGTGACCTGGCCCCCCGT GAGATCCTCATCATCCCTCTCCTGCCCATGGCCCTTGTGGCGCCTGATGAGGTGGAGAAGAATGTCAGCCCCCTGTACAG CTGTCAGGGGGAAGTCCTGGCCAGCCGGAAGGATTTCCGGATGAATACCTGCACCGCTCACCCCAGAGGAGCCTTCATGTTGGAGCTGGTGGGCATACCCCCCACGGAGACGCTGCTGCCGAGGAACCAGGAGG AAGCTAAGAGGGCTGAGGAGCAGCCAATGGAAGTCTCTGCGTGCTGCCCAATCCCCGTGCTCAGCATCTCCCCGGAGCCAG GTACCTCGCCAGAGGATCCGCTGCCTGCAGGTGgtggtgaggatgaggatgaagagGGGGCAGCAGAGCTCCCTGAGGCCATGGCCCCCGAGGTCCCCCAGGAGCCCCGGAGCCCACAGCAG AGTGCTGCCCAGCCCAGTGGGTGGGTGCTGCGGGAGCGACGGGAGCCAGCATCCCTGAAG gagaCTCCAGACCCCTGGCAGAGCCTGGATCCCTTTGACTCCCTGGACTCTAAGCCCTTCAAGAAAG GTAGGCCTTACTCCGTGCCCCCCCGTGTGGAGGAGGTTCCAGGACAGAAACGCAAGAGGAAGGGTGCCACCAAGCTGCAGGACTTTCACCAGTGGTACCTGGCTGCCT ACGCTGACCATGCCGACAGCAGGAGGCCCCGGCGGAAGGGCCCGTCTTTTGCAG ACATGGAGGTCCTGTACTGGAAGCATGTGAGGGAGCAGCTGGAGACTCTCCGGCGGCTGCAGAGGAGGGAG TTGGGTGAGCGGTGGCTGCCGAGGCCTGACGAGGGGCTATGGCCTGAGGACGACGACAACCTGGAGGATTCCCTGGAGGATCTGAGGACAGCAG CAGATGACTTTCTAGAGCCTGAGGAGTATGCAGAGCCTCCTGAGGCTCAGCCCGGGGCCGCTGCAGACCTGG CAGAGGCCATGTCAGCATCCCTGAGCTACGAGGAGCTGGTCCGAAGGAATGTG GAGCTCTTCATTGCCACTTCTCAGAAGTTCGTCCAGGAGACCGAGCTGAGCCAGCGCATCAGGGAGTGGGAAGACACCATCCAGCCCCTGCTGCAGGAGCAG GAACAGCACGTGCCCTTTGACATCCATACCTATGGGGACCAGGTGGTCTCAAGGTTCAGCCAGCTCAACCAGTGGTGTCCCTTCGCGGAGCTAGTGGCTGGGCAGCCTGCCTTTGAGGTGTGCCGCTCCATGCTGGCCTCCCTGCAGCTG GCCAACGACTACACGGTGGAGATAACCCAGCAGCCGGGGCTGGAGGCGGCCGTGGACACCATGTCCCTGAGACTGCTCACGCATCAGCGGGCCCACAAGCGCTTCCAGACCTACACTGCCCCCTCCATGGCCCAGCCCTGA